The Myxococcota bacterium genome has a segment encoding these proteins:
- a CDS encoding acyl-CoA dehydrogenase family protein gives MDFGLSDEQEMLQATVRSFVANECPPTRQHEIFDAPSEHVPALWRGLSELGAVGLAIPEPHGGAGLEVLDLALVAEALGEGGLPGPFFGHVVAALAIARAGSPAQQAAWLPRLATGDAIATVAFGEADGVWQPGDWTCDAAGDRLRGAKLAVPCADVADVVVVGTRGGGLALVEARGAGVAATAVESVDRTRRVHALAFDGAPCEPLAHGADAAPGVRDAALVLCAADAFGAAWSLLRTTIDYCGTREQFDTPLTQFQAVKHQIADCALDVEPTRALWWYAAHAVDQLPDEAPRAAALAKAHVTDRAMQVARECVELHGGIGFTWECDVHMGFKRIQFDRAFLGAPEEHRLRFAELSGW, from the coding sequence GTGGACTTCGGACTCTCCGACGAGCAGGAGATGCTGCAGGCGACCGTGCGCAGCTTCGTCGCCAACGAGTGTCCGCCGACGCGGCAGCACGAGATCTTCGATGCGCCGAGCGAGCACGTCCCCGCACTGTGGCGCGGTCTCTCCGAGCTCGGCGCCGTCGGGCTCGCGATTCCCGAGCCGCACGGCGGCGCGGGGCTCGAGGTGCTCGATCTCGCGCTCGTCGCCGAGGCGCTCGGCGAGGGCGGGCTCCCGGGGCCGTTCTTCGGGCACGTCGTCGCCGCGCTCGCGATCGCGCGCGCCGGAAGCCCCGCCCAGCAGGCCGCGTGGCTGCCGCGGCTCGCGACGGGCGACGCGATCGCGACCGTCGCGTTCGGCGAGGCGGACGGCGTCTGGCAGCCCGGCGACTGGACCTGCGACGCCGCGGGCGACCGCCTGCGCGGCGCGAAGCTCGCGGTTCCGTGCGCGGACGTGGCCGACGTCGTGGTCGTCGGGACGCGCGGCGGCGGGCTCGCGCTCGTCGAAGCGCGCGGCGCGGGCGTCGCCGCGACGGCCGTCGAGAGCGTCGACCGCACGCGGCGCGTGCACGCGCTCGCCTTCGACGGCGCGCCCTGCGAGCCGCTCGCGCACGGGGCCGACGCGGCACCCGGCGTGCGCGACGCGGCGCTCGTGCTGTGCGCGGCCGACGCGTTCGGCGCCGCCTGGTCGCTGCTGCGCACGACCATCGACTACTGCGGAACGCGCGAGCAGTTCGACACGCCGCTCACGCAGTTCCAGGCCGTGAAGCACCAGATCGCCGACTGCGCGCTCGACGTCGAGCCGACGCGCGCGCTGTGGTGGTACGCGGCGCACGCCGTCGACCAGCTGCCCGACGAGGCGCCGCGCGCCGCGGCGCTCGCGAAGGCGCACGTGACGGATCGCGCGATGCAGGTCGCGCGCGAGTGCGTCGAGCTCCACGGCGGCATCGGCTTCACGTGGGAGTGCGACGTCCACATGGGCTTCAAGCGCATCCAGTTCGACCGCGCCTTCCTCGGCGCGCCCGAGGAGCACCGGCTGCGCTTCGCGGAGCTGTCGGGCTGGTAG
- a CDS encoding TonB-dependent receptor → MSRSALRRVERGSKVRPIAIALLVAVIAPGTAASEDEDEEAALDGGLETLLVTAEKTEKDLQKTGGSVAMFSETMLDDRGIVDVKGISDYVPNLKIHTNPGGNTGFAINIRGAIKGDPIISREPVVGLYVDDVYMSNMVGVLIDYLDLEAIEVLRGPQGTLYGRNTNGGAVKVRTKAPSDVLSVRNDFSYGNFDLFDERTVWNVPLLGDGGDALIPFGGLGHVNTRTTFAYRNRDGFVDVADNLTVAPTAFAGTTAPGSGATNLDDVDRWALHHRTQWVPTDRLTFDYIYDRTHVDEEPTAYQLSAVSGAGTPFLLSPFLTSRRAEVVAANYGAFDGANPRPLESKLDIQGHALTGTLELPTLPVVGDVTVKSISAYRTKENDEAADIDGTGFQFFESGIKVDHEQFSQELQVNGDTAQGLFQYVAGFYYFNENGRAINDQDFLQDPFFAGSGFTVDFLHKFEKESFAGYAQGDLTLPVWGDRITLSGGVRYTNEDVEIDVLNVNSAAGTLIDTGIGGTPNVAKPKDTWDNWSWLARVQVQFTDDLMAYYKANTGFLAGGFNARNVNPANFGTPYSPEKLLSHELGFRGDFFRRRVRLNATWFYYDYEDIQVSVFDPGTGGATTLVQNAAEARIWGAEIDVLAQVFDGAEVQASYGYTHPEYRNFIDPVLGDVTNVRGFAQTPEHSVTVGGSYTLPAFSWGTVMARVDWSWSDEVIFSDTPSAAIDQTKPFWTLNAMLQVSDIELPCATGRLRTMAWMRNITDEDYKEFGFSLLGAFGGEGIAVNTYTDPRTYGLTLVWEWEK, encoded by the coding sequence ATGAGCCGGAGTGCACTCCGCCGGGTCGAGCGTGGCTCGAAGGTTCGACCGATCGCGATCGCGCTGCTCGTCGCGGTCATCGCGCCGGGCACCGCAGCTTCCGAGGACGAGGACGAGGAGGCCGCGCTCGACGGCGGCCTCGAGACGCTGCTCGTGACCGCGGAGAAGACGGAGAAGGACCTCCAGAAGACCGGCGGCTCCGTCGCGATGTTCAGCGAGACGATGCTCGACGACCGCGGCATCGTCGACGTGAAGGGCATCTCGGACTACGTCCCCAATCTCAAGATCCACACGAATCCCGGCGGCAACACGGGCTTCGCGATCAACATCCGCGGCGCGATCAAGGGCGACCCCATCATCTCGCGCGAGCCGGTCGTCGGCCTCTACGTCGACGACGTCTACATGTCCAACATGGTGGGCGTGCTCATCGACTACCTCGACCTCGAGGCGATCGAGGTGCTGCGCGGTCCGCAGGGCACGCTCTACGGGCGCAACACGAACGGCGGCGCCGTGAAGGTGCGCACGAAGGCGCCGAGCGACGTCCTCTCCGTCCGCAACGACTTCTCGTACGGCAACTTCGATCTCTTCGACGAGCGCACGGTGTGGAACGTGCCGCTGCTCGGCGACGGCGGCGACGCGCTGATCCCCTTCGGCGGGCTCGGCCACGTGAACACGCGCACGACCTTCGCATACCGCAACCGCGACGGCTTCGTCGACGTGGCGGACAACCTGACGGTCGCGCCGACCGCGTTCGCCGGCACGACCGCGCCGGGCTCCGGCGCGACGAACCTCGACGACGTCGACCGCTGGGCGCTCCACCACCGCACGCAGTGGGTGCCCACCGATCGCCTGACCTTCGACTACATCTACGACCGCACGCACGTCGACGAGGAGCCGACGGCGTACCAGCTCTCGGCGGTGAGCGGCGCGGGCACGCCCTTCCTGCTCTCGCCCTTCCTGACGAGCCGCCGCGCCGAGGTCGTCGCCGCGAACTACGGGGCCTTCGACGGCGCGAACCCGCGGCCGCTCGAGAGCAAGCTCGACATCCAGGGGCACGCGCTGACCGGCACGCTCGAGCTGCCGACGCTGCCCGTCGTCGGCGACGTGACGGTGAAGTCGATCTCGGCCTATCGGACGAAGGAGAACGACGAGGCCGCCGACATCGATGGCACGGGCTTCCAGTTCTTCGAGTCGGGGATCAAGGTCGACCACGAGCAGTTCTCGCAGGAGCTGCAGGTGAACGGCGACACGGCGCAGGGCCTGTTCCAGTACGTGGCCGGCTTCTACTACTTCAACGAGAACGGCCGCGCGATCAACGACCAGGACTTCCTCCAGGACCCGTTCTTCGCGGGCAGCGGCTTCACCGTCGACTTCCTGCACAAGTTCGAGAAGGAGTCGTTCGCCGGCTACGCGCAGGGCGACCTCACGCTCCCCGTGTGGGGCGACCGGATCACGCTGAGCGGCGGCGTCCGCTACACGAACGAGGACGTCGAGATCGACGTCCTCAACGTGAACTCGGCGGCCGGCACGCTGATCGACACGGGCATCGGTGGCACGCCCAACGTCGCGAAGCCGAAGGACACCTGGGACAACTGGTCGTGGCTCGCGCGCGTGCAGGTGCAGTTCACCGACGACCTGATGGCGTACTACAAGGCGAACACGGGCTTCCTGGCGGGCGGCTTCAACGCGCGCAACGTCAACCCCGCGAACTTCGGCACGCCGTACAGCCCGGAGAAGCTCCTCTCCCACGAGCTCGGCTTCCGCGGCGACTTCTTCCGCCGCCGCGTGCGCCTGAACGCGACCTGGTTCTACTACGACTACGAGGACATCCAGGTCTCCGTCTTCGACCCCGGCACGGGCGGCGCGACGACGCTCGTGCAGAACGCGGCCGAGGCGCGCATCTGGGGGGCCGAGATCGACGTCCTCGCGCAGGTGTTCGACGGGGCCGAGGTGCAGGCGAGCTACGGCTACACGCACCCCGAGTACCGGAACTTCATCGACCCCGTGCTCGGCGACGTCACCAACGTGCGCGGCTTCGCGCAGACGCCCGAGCACTCCGTGACGGTCGGCGGGAGCTACACGCTGCCCGCCTTCAGCTGGGGCACGGTGATGGCGCGCGTCGACTGGTCGTGGTCGGACGAGGTGATCTTCAGCGATACGCCGAGCGCGGCCATCGACCAGACGAAGCCCTTCTGGACCCTCAACGCGATGCTGCAGGTCTCGGACATCGAGCTGCCCTGCGCGACCGGGCGCCTGCGCACGATGGCCTGGATGCGCAACATCACGGACGAGGACTACAAGGAGTTCGGCTTCAGCCTGCTCGGGGCGTTCGGCGGCGAGGGCATCGCCGTCAACACGTACACCGACCCGCGCACCTACGGGCTCACGCTCGTCTGGGAGTGGGAGAAGTAG
- a CDS encoding acyl-CoA dehydrogenase family protein encodes MDLRYGPEYDAFRAELRAFLAGWPLGGAEAALPAAERESLFRQRGIDAGYVYRHIPKAYGGAGAPADVLRDRIIQEEYAAAGAPGPLFTQGAGMLAPTLVDLGTEEQKRRFVRRALTGEDVWCQGYSEPGAGSDLASLTSRAELVGDEWVIHGHKIWTSGADKAHYMFGLFRTEPDAPKHAGISYLLLDMRAPGVTIRPLREMTGGELFNEVFLDGVRTPRDWIVGERGQGWQVSRATLVHERNMIGDPRALRHLFDGVVALARAVRRRGRPAIEDPIVRARLAEIEGYLASQEWTGKRVLTASARGEAAKVVLPTLMAKLYGTNLRKRIGELAHDLLGADALVAPVDGEYIATGPATAGAWNARYMSGMAVAIAGGASNIQRNIIAERGLGLPRDLRHRKR; translated from the coding sequence ATGGATCTCCGGTACGGGCCCGAGTACGACGCCTTCCGCGCCGAGCTGCGCGCCTTCCTCGCGGGCTGGCCGCTCGGCGGCGCGGAGGCGGCGCTTCCCGCCGCCGAGCGGGAGTCGCTCTTCCGCCAGCGCGGCATCGACGCGGGCTACGTGTACCGCCACATCCCGAAGGCGTACGGCGGGGCGGGCGCGCCGGCCGACGTGCTGCGCGATCGCATCATCCAGGAGGAGTACGCGGCCGCCGGGGCGCCGGGGCCGCTGTTCACGCAGGGCGCGGGCATGCTCGCGCCGACGCTCGTCGACCTCGGCACGGAGGAGCAGAAGCGGCGCTTCGTGCGGCGCGCGCTCACGGGCGAGGACGTCTGGTGCCAGGGCTACTCGGAGCCCGGCGCGGGCAGCGACCTCGCCTCGCTCACGAGCCGCGCCGAGCTCGTCGGCGACGAGTGGGTGATCCACGGGCACAAGATCTGGACGTCGGGCGCGGACAAGGCGCACTACATGTTCGGCCTCTTCCGCACCGAGCCCGACGCGCCGAAGCACGCGGGCATCTCCTACCTGCTGCTCGACATGCGCGCGCCGGGCGTGACGATCCGGCCGCTGCGCGAGATGACGGGCGGCGAGCTCTTCAACGAGGTGTTCCTCGACGGGGTGCGCACGCCGCGCGACTGGATCGTCGGCGAGCGCGGCCAGGGCTGGCAGGTGTCGCGCGCGACGCTCGTGCACGAGCGCAACATGATCGGCGACCCGCGCGCGCTGCGGCACCTGTTCGACGGCGTCGTCGCGCTCGCGCGGGCGGTGCGCCGGCGCGGGCGTCCCGCGATCGAGGATCCGATCGTGCGCGCGCGCCTCGCGGAGATCGAGGGCTACCTCGCCTCCCAGGAGTGGACGGGCAAGCGCGTGCTGACCGCGAGCGCGCGCGGCGAGGCTGCGAAGGTCGTGCTGCCGACGCTCATGGCCAAGCTCTACGGCACGAACCTGCGCAAGCGCATCGGCGAGCTCGCCCACGACCTGCTCGGCGCGGACGCGCTCGTCGCGCCGGTCGACGGCGAGTACATCGCGACGGGACCGGCGACCGCGGGCGCGTGGAACGCGCGCTACATGAGCGGCATGGCCGTCGCGATCGCGGGCGGCGCGTCGAACATCCAGCGCAACATCATCGCCGAGCGCGGGCTCGGCCTCCCGCGCGACCTCCGCCACCGCAAGCGCTGA
- a CDS encoding cytochrome P450, with the protein MIEYDPCSEAVFDDPYPFYAQLRAEAPIFRHPRYRPWFLSRFDDVLAALLDVKSFTVTEGTTSMELLFHPDPDGGEETYFDRSDLPMEIGAVATLDPPVHTRVRAALSPPFKPAAAERLEPFAREIVRGCIARARERGGLDAVADFAGHLSVRVACRVLGVPIDDADFYVRCINTLFERDAGTPGVTPRGRDASMELHVYLIQRIQEWRAKGTRLGGLADAILYGDFEGRRLNDLEASFHLSMVLIGGTETLPKAASAAIYRLWQHPEQRARVAADPSLAPQAFHEALRYDMPTQMLGRVATREVEFHGQTVEPGEAVMFLWASANRDERAFDRADAFDVGRGLPRILSFGQGTHMCLGMHIARMEGRVLLEELLAAFPEYDVVEADAVRLRSEFFRGFGALPLRVA; encoded by the coding sequence GTGATCGAGTACGACCCGTGCTCCGAGGCCGTCTTCGACGACCCCTATCCCTTCTACGCGCAGCTGCGCGCCGAGGCTCCGATCTTCCGGCACCCGCGCTATCGGCCGTGGTTCCTGTCGCGCTTCGACGACGTGCTCGCGGCGCTCCTCGACGTGAAGTCGTTCACCGTGACCGAGGGAACGACGTCGATGGAGCTGCTCTTCCACCCCGACCCGGACGGCGGCGAGGAGACGTACTTCGACCGCTCCGATCTGCCCATGGAGATCGGCGCGGTCGCGACGCTCGACCCGCCCGTGCACACGCGCGTGCGCGCGGCGCTGAGCCCGCCCTTCAAGCCCGCGGCGGCCGAGCGCCTCGAGCCGTTCGCGCGCGAGATCGTGCGCGGCTGCATCGCGCGCGCGCGCGAGCGCGGCGGGCTCGACGCCGTCGCCGACTTCGCGGGCCACCTGAGCGTGCGCGTCGCGTGCCGCGTGCTCGGCGTGCCGATCGACGACGCCGACTTCTACGTGCGCTGCATCAACACGCTCTTCGAGCGGGACGCGGGCACGCCGGGCGTGACGCCGCGCGGCCGCGACGCCTCGATGGAGCTGCACGTCTACCTGATCCAGCGCATCCAGGAGTGGCGCGCGAAGGGCACGCGCCTCGGCGGGCTCGCCGACGCCATCCTCTACGGCGACTTCGAGGGCCGCAGGCTCAACGACCTCGAGGCGTCCTTCCACCTCTCGATGGTGCTCATCGGGGGCACCGAGACGCTGCCGAAGGCGGCGTCGGCCGCGATCTACCGGCTCTGGCAGCACCCCGAGCAGCGCGCGCGCGTCGCCGCCGACCCGTCGCTCGCACCGCAGGCCTTCCACGAGGCGCTCCGCTACGACATGCCGACGCAGATGCTCGGGCGCGTCGCGACGCGCGAGGTCGAGTTCCACGGGCAGACGGTGGAGCCCGGCGAGGCGGTGATGTTCCTGTGGGCGTCGGCGAACCGCGACGAGCGCGCGTTCGACCGCGCGGACGCCTTCGACGTCGGCCGCGGCCTTCCGCGCATCCTGTCGTTCGGACAGGGCACGCACATGTGCCTCGGCATGCACATCGCGCGCATGGAGGGCCGCGTCCTGCTCGAGGAGCTGCTCGCCGCGTTCCCCGAGTACGACGTCGTCGAGGCCGACGCCGTGCGCCTGCGCTCGGAGTTCTTCCGCGGCTTCGGCGCGCTCCCGCTCCGCGTCGCCTAG